The Siniperca chuatsi isolate FFG_IHB_CAS linkage group LG7, ASM2008510v1, whole genome shotgun sequence genome includes a window with the following:
- the LOC122879677 gene encoding caspase-1-like isoform X5 produces MADEELKKVRSKFVEKASKELISQLLDDILEDRIVNEGEKDSILEENKSTADKARSLIDTVKKKGHEASRKMIVRLQSRDPTLYSTLGLSSGQPAPPAAEPEMEQEWSKTLIPTTEAFWRDKQNDRNIYPAAKCSIGNRVALLITNIKFTNENLNRRGAEKDEENMEKLLTSLGYEVVKHTNLTGKAIDDSIIEFSKHPKLKETDSVLVVIMSHGKLGAVLGVNCKNETSGDETPDEFPVNNIYKHLGSEKCSALLNKPKIIIIQACRGGHAALRRLFRSQQKTDANQRQMHSNKALLLLSRPLRQDLLLFNRAVTTF; encoded by the exons ATGGCAG ACGAGGAGCTTAAAAAGGTTAGGAGTAAGTTTGTGGAAAAGGCATCCAAAGAACTGATCAGTCAGCTCCTAGATGACATTTTAGAGGATCGGATCGTGAACGAAGGGGAGAAAGACTCAATACTTGAGGAGAACAAGAGCACAGCAGACAAGGCACGCAGTCTCATCGACACAGTGAAGAAGAAAGGACATGAAGccagcaggaagatgattgtTCGCCTTCAAAGCAGAGACCCAACACTTTACTCCACCTTGGGTCTGTCCTCTGGTCAACCTGCTCCGCCAG CTGCAGAGCCTGAGATGGAGCAGGAATGGTCAAAGACACTCATCCCAACCACTGAGGCATTCTGGAGAGACAAACAGAATGATAGAAAT atttacCCTGCAGCCAAATGTTCCATTGGGAATCGTGTGGCTTTGCTAATCACTAATATAAAGTTTACTAATGAGAACttaaacagaagaggagctgaGAAAGACGAGGAGAACATGGAGAAACTGCTCACATCTCTGGGATATGAAGTggtgaaacacacaaacctcaCAGGAAAG GCAATTGATGATTCTATAATTGAGTTCTCTAAACATCCAAAACtcaaagagacagacagtgtgttGGTGGTTATCATGTCTCACGGGAAGCTTGGAGCTGTCCTCGGTGTCAACTGCAAAAATGAGACATCTGGTGATGAGACACCAGATGAATTCCCCGTcaacaacatttacaaacactTGGGCTCAGAGAAATGTTCAGCACTGCTGAACAAACCcaagatcatcatcatccaggCCTGCAGAGGAG GTCATGCAGCGCTTCGAAGACTTTTCCGTTCACAACAAAAGACAGATGCCAACCAAAGACAGATGCACTCTAACAAAGCGCTTCTACTTCTTTCCAGGCCTCTGAGACAGGATTTGCTGTTGTTTAACAGAGCTGTGACGACATTTTGA
- the LOC122879680 gene encoding uncharacterized protein LOC122879680 isoform X1 produces the protein MASSELASSLPVPGLEPPSGKSSRRQRGTLPLCCPAPRPHCYPAPQGLSCPVPHRLSSSVSCSSHLLSLLGHSSHLLFLLRLGLNHLLFLLPQSLVSELQQPPEPVLQQHLDPAKPQQSSVSLDPPALSSAVQPCRRPPEGYRLHCWPPNMLCTSVHPPEWLHLHRQYPGRHSDLLGPSFLPPGRPPKLKETDSVLVVIMSHGKLGAVLGVNCKNETSGDETPDEFPVNNIYKHLGSEKCSALLNKPKIIIIQACRGGDSHLFLQIHQSSI, from the coding sequence ATGGCTAGTAGTGAACTAGCCAGTTCCTTGCCTGTTCCTGGGCTGGAGCCACCTTCTGGGAAGTCCTCCAGAAGACAGCGTGGCaccctgcctctctgctgcccAGCTCCTCGTCCTCACTGCTATCCAGCACCCCAGGGACTCAGCTGTCCAGTTCCGCACAGACTCAGCAGTTCAGTGTCATGCAGCAGTCATCTTTTGTCCCTGCTGGGCCACAGCAGTCATCTCCTGTTCCTGCTCCGGTTGGGCCTCAACCATCTCCTGTTCCTGCTGCCGCAATCACTagtttctgagctgcagcagcctcctgaacCTGTGTTGCAGCAACATCTTGATCCTGCTAAGCCTCAGCAGTCTTCTGTTTCCCTGGATCCACCAGCTCTCAGCTCTGCAGTCCAGCCatgtcgccggcctccagaggggtatCGCCTTCATTGCTGGCCTCCTAATATGCTCTGCACGTCTGTTCATCCTCCTGAGTGGCTCCATCTACATCGCCAGTATCCAGGACGTCATTCGGACCTGCTCGGCCCTTCATTCCTGCCTCCTGGTCGCCCTCCAAAACtcaaagagacagacagtgtgttGGTGGTTATCATGTCTCATGGGAAGCTGGGAGCTGTCCTCGGTGTCAACTGCAAAAATGAGACATCTGGTGATGAGACACCAGATGAGTTCCCCGTcaacaacatttacaaacactTGGGCTCAGAGAAATGTTCAGCACTGCTGAACAAACCcaagatcatcatcatccaggCCTGCAGAGGAGGTGATTCTCATTTATTCTTACAGATACACCAATCATCAATATAA
- the LOC122879680 gene encoding uncharacterized protein LOC122879680 isoform X2, whose translation MASSELASSLPVPGLEPPSGKSSRRQRGTLPLCCPAPRPHCYPAPQGLSCPVPHRLSSSVSCSSHLLSLLGHSSHLLFLLRLGLNHLLFLLPQSLVSELQQPPEPVLQQHLDPAKPQQSSVSLDPPALSSAVQPCRRPPEGYRLHCWPPNMLCTSVHPPEWLHLHRQYPGRHSDLLGPSFLPPGRPPKLKETDSVLVVIMSHGKLGAVLGVNCKNETSGDETPDEFPVNNIYKHLGSEKCSALLNKPKIIIIQACRGGH comes from the coding sequence ATGGCTAGTAGTGAACTAGCCAGTTCCTTGCCTGTTCCTGGGCTGGAGCCACCTTCTGGGAAGTCCTCCAGAAGACAGCGTGGCaccctgcctctctgctgcccAGCTCCTCGTCCTCACTGCTATCCAGCACCCCAGGGACTCAGCTGTCCAGTTCCGCACAGACTCAGCAGTTCAGTGTCATGCAGCAGTCATCTTTTGTCCCTGCTGGGCCACAGCAGTCATCTCCTGTTCCTGCTCCGGTTGGGCCTCAACCATCTCCTGTTCCTGCTGCCGCAATCACTagtttctgagctgcagcagcctcctgaacCTGTGTTGCAGCAACATCTTGATCCTGCTAAGCCTCAGCAGTCTTCTGTTTCCCTGGATCCACCAGCTCTCAGCTCTGCAGTCCAGCCatgtcgccggcctccagaggggtatCGCCTTCATTGCTGGCCTCCTAATATGCTCTGCACGTCTGTTCATCCTCCTGAGTGGCTCCATCTACATCGCCAGTATCCAGGACGTCATTCGGACCTGCTCGGCCCTTCATTCCTGCCTCCTGGTCGCCCTCCAAAACtcaaagagacagacagtgtgttGGTGGTTATCATGTCTCATGGGAAGCTGGGAGCTGTCCTCGGTGTCAACTGCAAAAATGAGACATCTGGTGATGAGACACCAGATGAGTTCCCCGTcaacaacatttacaaacactTGGGCTCAGAGAAATGTTCAGCACTGCTGAACAAACCcaagatcatcatcatccaggCCTGCAGAGGAG
- the LOC122879677 gene encoding caspase a-like isoform X1, with the protein MADEELKKVRSKFVEKASKELISQLLDDILEDRIVNEGEKDSILEENKSTADKARSLIDTVKKKGHEASRKMIVRLQSRDPTLYSTLGLSSGQPAPPAAEPEMEQEWSKTLIPTTEAFWRDKQNDRNIYPAAKCSIGNRVALLITNIKFTNENLNRRGAEKDEENMEKLLTSLGYEVVKHTNLTGKAIDDSIIEFSKHPKLKETDSVLVVIMSHGKLGAVLGVNCKNETSGDETPDEFPVNNIYKHLGSEKCSALLNKPKIIIIQACRGEKCGSVLVSDGANPALVCDDVKQPGPSLSAGEENIEDDTLRCVHKEKDFISLLSSTPDTVSYRHPDSGSLLIQYMVEVLNTFAHKDDIEELFRRVMQRFEDFSVHNKRQMPTKDRCTLTKRFYFFPGL; encoded by the exons ATGGCAG ACGAGGAGCTTAAAAAGGTTAGGAGTAAGTTTGTGGAAAAGGCATCCAAAGAACTGATCAGTCAGCTCCTAGATGACATTTTAGAGGATCGGATCGTGAACGAAGGGGAGAAAGACTCAATACTTGAGGAGAACAAGAGCACAGCAGACAAGGCACGCAGTCTCATCGACACAGTGAAGAAGAAAGGACATGAAGccagcaggaagatgattgtTCGCCTTCAAAGCAGAGACCCAACACTTTACTCCACCTTGGGTCTGTCCTCTGGTCAACCTGCTCCGCCAG CTGCAGAGCCTGAGATGGAGCAGGAATGGTCAAAGACACTCATCCCAACCACTGAGGCATTCTGGAGAGACAAACAGAATGATAGAAAT atttacCCTGCAGCCAAATGTTCCATTGGGAATCGTGTGGCTTTGCTAATCACTAATATAAAGTTTACTAATGAGAACttaaacagaagaggagctgaGAAAGACGAGGAGAACATGGAGAAACTGCTCACATCTCTGGGATATGAAGTggtgaaacacacaaacctcaCAGGAAAG GCAATTGATGATTCTATAATTGAGTTCTCTAAACATCCAAAACtcaaagagacagacagtgtgttGGTGGTTATCATGTCTCACGGGAAGCTTGGAGCTGTCCTCGGTGTCAACTGCAAAAATGAGACATCTGGTGATGAGACACCAGATGAATTCCCCGTcaacaacatttacaaacactTGGGCTCAGAGAAATGTTCAGCACTGCTGAACAAACCcaagatcatcatcatccaggCCTGCAGAGGAG AAAAATGTGGATCAGTACTTGTTAGTGATGGTGCAAACCCAGCTCTGGTCTGTGATGATGTGAAACAGCCAGGTCCATCCCTGTCTGCTGGTGAAGAAAACATAGAGGATGATACTTTACGATGtgtacacaaagaaaaagacttcatttctcttctttcctccacTCCTG ATACTGTCTCATATAGACACCCAGATAGTGGGTCTTTACTTATCCAGTATATGGTTGAGGTATTGAACACCTTTGCACATAAGGATGACATTGAGGAACTTTTCAGAAGA GTCATGCAGCGCTTCGAAGACTTTTCCGTTCACAACAAAAGACAGATGCCAACCAAAGACAGATGCACTCTAACAAAGCGCTTCTACTTCTTTCCAGGCCTCTGA
- the LOC122879677 gene encoding caspase a-like isoform X4 encodes MIVRLQSRDPTLYSTLGLSSGQPAPPAAEPEMEQEWSKTLIPTTEAFWRDKQNDRNIYPAAKCSIGNRVALLITNIKFTNENLNRRGAEKDEENMEKLLTSLGYEVVKHTNLTGKAIDDSIIEFSKHPKLKETDSVLVVIMSHGKLGAVLGVNCKNETSGDETPDEFPVNNIYKHLGSEKCSALLNKPKIIIIQACRGEKCGSVLVSDGANPALVCDDVKQPGPSLSAGEENIEDDTLRCVHKEKDFISLLSSTPDTVSYRHPDSGSLLIQYMVEVLNTFAHKDDIEELFRRVMQRFEDFSVHNKRQMPTKDRCTLTKRFYFFPGL; translated from the exons atgattgtTCGCCTTCAAAGCAGAGACCCAACACTTTACTCCACCTTGGGTCTGTCCTCTGGTCAACCTGCTCCGCCAG CTGCAGAGCCTGAGATGGAGCAGGAATGGTCAAAGACACTCATCCCAACCACTGAGGCATTCTGGAGAGACAAACAGAATGATAGAAAT atttacCCTGCAGCCAAATGTTCCATTGGGAATCGTGTGGCTTTGCTAATCACTAATATAAAGTTTACTAATGAGAACttaaacagaagaggagctgaGAAAGACGAGGAGAACATGGAGAAACTGCTCACATCTCTGGGATATGAAGTggtgaaacacacaaacctcaCAGGAAAG GCAATTGATGATTCTATAATTGAGTTCTCTAAACATCCAAAACtcaaagagacagacagtgtgttGGTGGTTATCATGTCTCACGGGAAGCTTGGAGCTGTCCTCGGTGTCAACTGCAAAAATGAGACATCTGGTGATGAGACACCAGATGAATTCCCCGTcaacaacatttacaaacactTGGGCTCAGAGAAATGTTCAGCACTGCTGAACAAACCcaagatcatcatcatccaggCCTGCAGAGGAG AAAAATGTGGATCAGTACTTGTTAGTGATGGTGCAAACCCAGCTCTGGTCTGTGATGATGTGAAACAGCCAGGTCCATCCCTGTCTGCTGGTGAAGAAAACATAGAGGATGATACTTTACGATGtgtacacaaagaaaaagacttcatttctcttctttcctccacTCCTG ATACTGTCTCATATAGACACCCAGATAGTGGGTCTTTACTTATCCAGTATATGGTTGAGGTATTGAACACCTTTGCACATAAGGATGACATTGAGGAACTTTTCAGAAGA GTCATGCAGCGCTTCGAAGACTTTTCCGTTCACAACAAAAGACAGATGCCAACCAAAGACAGATGCACTCTAACAAAGCGCTTCTACTTCTTTCCAGGCCTCTGA
- the rabgef1l gene encoding RAB guanine nucleotide exchange factor (GEF) 1, like encodes MMSQRRGIHLDQSELLCKKGCGFYGNTGWQGLCSKCWREENQREKQKQIQEDWALAERLQREEEEAYASRHQKAQSQPITPFSKFEERKTKEKSSKVNTVTKFFTPSSKTPPKKDAAPFDTLSSPSPSSSASRHSSVDSDHATREFIDFLKPLKSGREIFKQCRAFTESMVYKRDMGADELSECVQDFYQNLSERLQTQFKGSSDHVENVMDEVEKYMMTRLYKEVFCPETTDDEKKDLAIQKRIKSLHWVTIEMLCVPVDEEIPVVSDSVVKAITDVIEMDSKRVPKDKLRCITRCSKHIFNAIKVSKKEAASADDFLPTLIYIVLKANPPRLQSNIQYITRFSNPSRLMTGEDGYYFTNLCCAVAFIEKLDGQSLNLSSEEFELYMSGQASPHWPQATGASSCSPGSAALNQVHKRLDLLTGLGERQERVMEKARQLESDLIDWTDEVEQKVQSVLESFPPETQNPTATTASGATSAASSAIDADNVENELLPPPLQPQVFAG; translated from the exons ATGATGAGCCAGCGGCGTGGGATCCAtctggaccaatcagagctgcTTTGCAAGAAAGGATGTGGTTTTTATGGCAACACTGGTTGGCAGGGCTTGTGCTCAAAGTGCTGGCGAGAGGAAAATCAGcgagaaaagcaaaaacagattcAAGAAGACTGGGCACTTGCTGAGAg gctgcagagagaggaagaggaagcgTATGCAAGCAGACATCAGAAGGCCCAATCACAGCCTATCACACCCTTCAGCAAGTTCGAGGaaagaaaaactaaagaaaagtCCAGCAAAGTCAACACAGTCACAAAGTTTTTTACTCCTTCTTCAAAAACACCACCAAAAAAAG ATGCTGCTCCTTTTGACACGCTGTCCAGCCCGAGCCCCAGCTCCTCTGCAAGCCGGCATTCCTCTGTGGACAGTGACCATGCAACACGAGAGTTCATTGATTTTCTCAAGCCTCTGAAGTCTGGCAGGGAGATCTTCAAACAGTGCCGGGCCTTCACTGAGAGCATGGTCTACAAGCGG GACATGGGTGCTGATGAGCTGTCAGAGTGTGTGCAGGACTTCTACCAGAACCTCTCAGAACGCCTCCAGACCCAGTTCAAAG GTTCGTCAGACCATGTAGAGAACGTTATGGATGAAGTAGAGAAATACATGATGACTCGTCTCTATAAGGAAGTTTTCTGTCCTGAGACCACAGACGATGAGAAGAAAGACCTGGCCATTCAGAAGAGAATCAA ATCCTTGCATTGGGTCACCATTGAGATGCTGTGTGTTCCTGTAGATGAGGAGATCCCTGTGGTGTCTGACAGTGTAGTCAAAGCCATCACAG ATGTGATTGAAATGGATTCAAAGCGCGTGCCCAAGGACAAGCTGCGGTGCATCACTCGTTGCAGCAAGCACATCTTCAACGCCATCAAAGTCAGCAAGAAAGAAGCTGCGTCTGCGGATGACTTCCTCCCCACGCTCATCTACATTGTGCTGAAAGCAAACCCTCCGCGACTGCAGTCCAACATCCAGTATATCACTCGCTTCAGCAACCCCAGTAGACTCATGACTGGAGAGGATGGTTACTACTTCACTAATCTG TGCTGTGCGGTGGCCTTCATTGAGAAGCTGGATGGCCAGTCTCTGAACCTAAGCTCTGAGGAGTTTGAGCTCTACATGTCGGGCCAGGCATCCCCCCACTGGCCACAGGCCACTGGAGCTTCTTCTTGCTCCCCAGGCAGCGCAGCTCTCAATCAGGTCCACAAACGACTGGACCTTCTAACAGGGCTTGGGGAAAGGCAGGAGCGGGTCATGGAGAAGGCTCGCCAGCTGGAGAGTGACCTCATCGACTGGACGGACGAAGTGGAACAGAAGGTGCAGAGCGTTCTGGAGAGCTTTCCACCAGAAACACAAAACCCTACTGCAACCACAGCTAGTGGGGCAACGTCTGCAGCATCATCAGCAATCGACGCTGATAACGTTGAGAATGAGCTCCTGCCCCCACCACTGCAACCGCAAGTGTTTGCTGGTTGA
- the LOC122879677 gene encoding caspase-1-like isoform X2, translating into MADEELKKVRSKFVEKASKELISQLLDDILEDRIVNEGEKDSILEENKSTADKARSLIDTVKKKGHEASRKMIVRLQSRDPTLYSTLGLSSGQPAPPAAEPEMEQEWSKTLIPTTEAFWRDKQNDRNIYPAAKCSIGNRVALLITNIKFTNENLNRRGAEKDEENMEKLLTSLGYEVVKHTNLTGKAIDDSIIEFSKHPKLKETDSVLVVIMSHGKLGAVLGVNCKNETSGDETPDEFPVNNIYKHLGSEKCSALLNKPKIIIIQACRGEKCGSVLVSDGANPALVCDDVKQPGPSLSAGEENIEDDTLRCVHKEKDFISLLSSTPDTVSYRHPDSGSLLIQYMVEVLNTFAHKDDIEELFRRVSFAHANCLLGVKYACIIGQTNN; encoded by the exons ATGGCAG ACGAGGAGCTTAAAAAGGTTAGGAGTAAGTTTGTGGAAAAGGCATCCAAAGAACTGATCAGTCAGCTCCTAGATGACATTTTAGAGGATCGGATCGTGAACGAAGGGGAGAAAGACTCAATACTTGAGGAGAACAAGAGCACAGCAGACAAGGCACGCAGTCTCATCGACACAGTGAAGAAGAAAGGACATGAAGccagcaggaagatgattgtTCGCCTTCAAAGCAGAGACCCAACACTTTACTCCACCTTGGGTCTGTCCTCTGGTCAACCTGCTCCGCCAG CTGCAGAGCCTGAGATGGAGCAGGAATGGTCAAAGACACTCATCCCAACCACTGAGGCATTCTGGAGAGACAAACAGAATGATAGAAAT atttacCCTGCAGCCAAATGTTCCATTGGGAATCGTGTGGCTTTGCTAATCACTAATATAAAGTTTACTAATGAGAACttaaacagaagaggagctgaGAAAGACGAGGAGAACATGGAGAAACTGCTCACATCTCTGGGATATGAAGTggtgaaacacacaaacctcaCAGGAAAG GCAATTGATGATTCTATAATTGAGTTCTCTAAACATCCAAAACtcaaagagacagacagtgtgttGGTGGTTATCATGTCTCACGGGAAGCTTGGAGCTGTCCTCGGTGTCAACTGCAAAAATGAGACATCTGGTGATGAGACACCAGATGAATTCCCCGTcaacaacatttacaaacactTGGGCTCAGAGAAATGTTCAGCACTGCTGAACAAACCcaagatcatcatcatccaggCCTGCAGAGGAG AAAAATGTGGATCAGTACTTGTTAGTGATGGTGCAAACCCAGCTCTG GTCTGTGATGATGTGAAACAGCCAGGTCCATCCCTGTCTGCTGGTGAAGAAAACATAGAGGATGATACTTTACGATGtgtacacaaagaaaaagacttcatttctcttctttcctccacTCCTG ATACTGTCTCATATAGACACCCAGATAGTGGGTCTTTACTTATCCAGTATATGGTTGAGGTATTGAACACCTTTGCACATAAGGATGACATTGAGGAACTTTTCAGAAGAGTAAGTTTTGCACATGCAAACTGTCTTCTGGGTGTGAAATATGCATGTATAATAGGACAGACTAA
- the LOC122879681 gene encoding LOW QUALITY PROTEIN: caspase a-like (The sequence of the model RefSeq protein was modified relative to this genomic sequence to represent the inferred CDS: inserted 1 base in 1 codon), whose translation MFDFLPLDHFVFQIYHVAEQSIGNCVALLIADRNFADKKLXQNMEKLLTTLGYEVVKHRDLTGKEIDDALIMLSKHPKLKETDTVFVVIMSHWKREAVFCVTFKGDESDEFPADNIYKHLGSEKCPALLNIPKIIIIQACRGGGSMNLCVSG comes from the exons ATGTTTGATTTTCTGCCCTtagatcattttgtttttcagatttacCATGTGGCAGAACAGTCCATTGGGAATTGTGTGGCTCTGCTAATCGCTGATAGAAATTTTGCTGATAAGAAAT AACAGAACATGgagaaactgctcacaactctgGGATATGAGGTGGTGAAACACAGGGACCTCACTGGAAAG GAGATTGATGATGCTCTCATTATGTTGTCCAAACATCCGAAACTCAAAGAGACAGACACTGTGTTTGTGGTTATCATGTCTCACTGGAAACGGGAAGCCGTCTTCTGTGTCACCTTTAAAGGTGATGAATCAGATGAGTTCCCTGCTGATAACATTTACAAACACTTGGGCTCAGAGAAATGTCCAGCGCTGCTGAACATACCaaagatcatcatcatccaggCCTGCAGAGGAG
- the LOC122879677 gene encoding caspase-1-like isoform X3 yields MADEELKKVRSKFVEKASKELISQLLDDILEDRIVNEGEKDSILEENKSTADKARSLIDTVKKKGHEASRKMIVRLQSRDPTLYSTLGLSSGQPAPPAAEPEMEQEWSKTLIPTTEAFWRDKQNDRNIYPAAKCSIGNRVALLITNIKFTNENLNRRGAEKDEENMEKLLTSLGYEVVKHTNLTGKAIDDSIIEFSKHPKLKETDSVLVVIMSHGKLGAVLGVNCKNETSGDETPDEFPVNNIYKHLGSEKCSALLNKPKIIIIQACRGEKCGSVLVSDGANPALVCDDVKQPGPSLSAGEENIEDDTLRCVHKEKDFISLLSSTPGHAALRRLFRSQQKTDANQRQMHSNKALLLLSRPLRQDLLLFNRAVTTF; encoded by the exons ATGGCAG ACGAGGAGCTTAAAAAGGTTAGGAGTAAGTTTGTGGAAAAGGCATCCAAAGAACTGATCAGTCAGCTCCTAGATGACATTTTAGAGGATCGGATCGTGAACGAAGGGGAGAAAGACTCAATACTTGAGGAGAACAAGAGCACAGCAGACAAGGCACGCAGTCTCATCGACACAGTGAAGAAGAAAGGACATGAAGccagcaggaagatgattgtTCGCCTTCAAAGCAGAGACCCAACACTTTACTCCACCTTGGGTCTGTCCTCTGGTCAACCTGCTCCGCCAG CTGCAGAGCCTGAGATGGAGCAGGAATGGTCAAAGACACTCATCCCAACCACTGAGGCATTCTGGAGAGACAAACAGAATGATAGAAAT atttacCCTGCAGCCAAATGTTCCATTGGGAATCGTGTGGCTTTGCTAATCACTAATATAAAGTTTACTAATGAGAACttaaacagaagaggagctgaGAAAGACGAGGAGAACATGGAGAAACTGCTCACATCTCTGGGATATGAAGTggtgaaacacacaaacctcaCAGGAAAG GCAATTGATGATTCTATAATTGAGTTCTCTAAACATCCAAAACtcaaagagacagacagtgtgttGGTGGTTATCATGTCTCACGGGAAGCTTGGAGCTGTCCTCGGTGTCAACTGCAAAAATGAGACATCTGGTGATGAGACACCAGATGAATTCCCCGTcaacaacatttacaaacactTGGGCTCAGAGAAATGTTCAGCACTGCTGAACAAACCcaagatcatcatcatccaggCCTGCAGAGGAG AAAAATGTGGATCAGTACTTGTTAGTGATGGTGCAAACCCAGCTCTGGTCTGTGATGATGTGAAACAGCCAGGTCCATCCCTGTCTGCTGGTGAAGAAAACATAGAGGATGATACTTTACGATGtgtacacaaagaaaaagacttcatttctcttctttcctccacTCCTG GTCATGCAGCGCTTCGAAGACTTTTCCGTTCACAACAAAAGACAGATGCCAACCAAAGACAGATGCACTCTAACAAAGCGCTTCTACTTCTTTCCAGGCCTCTGAGACAGGATTTGCTGTTGTTTAACAGAGCTGTGACGACATTTTGA